In Zingiber officinale cultivar Zhangliang chromosome 9B, Zo_v1.1, whole genome shotgun sequence, the genomic window cttgggatcaaagtaataagggatcgcaagaaaaggatattgtccttatcccaagcttcatacatcaatactatcctagctcgttttagcatgcaaaactccaagaaaagttttctaccttttcggcatggagtacctttatctaaagatatgtgtcctaagacatcaaaggagatagaggacatgaaggcagttccttatgcttcggctgtagggagCCTAATTTATgcgatgctatatacgagactggatatctattttgtcgtgggcatggttagcaaatattaaagtaacccaggacaaggacattggactgtcgtaaagcatatattgaaatacctgagaatgactaaagattatatgctggtttaccagacagatgatttgctctctatgggttacacagattctgacttccaatcagatagggacaatagtaagtctacctcagggtatgtgtttactttgggaggtgaagTTAtaatatggaggagtgttaagcagaaatgcgtttcggactccaccatagaagctgagtatgtggcagcctctaaggcagccaaagaagctgtatgactcaaaaacttcttgatggacttagatgtgatttcttatttgcccaaaattatcataatttatcgtAATAATaatggtacagtagcaaactcgaaggaaccatgagcccataaggcaagtaaacacattgagagCAAGTATCACCCGATACGAGACACCATAAAATaaagagaagttgttgtcgccaagattgcatcagatgataacctggcagatcctttcattaaggcctttccggcaagagcttttgatgggtatgttgaggggatgagaatcagatgtatggcagcatacatggcagcatagtcttttagtataagtgggagattgttaggatgtatactaaaagcctagcttttttgtataaacatttagtttgaaataagaatcacattggtcaaatgtctacatttatgttaaatgcagttgtccatttaatttatattgtagataacatggtgtgaagtgtcacacagaagatcatgttatcagttccttataaattataaatagtagctcacaaccaagatggaatgagacaaaccattggagtggttatagtgtaatttggtattagtttttcttaactataaaaatacactaatacactatgagtgtattgagcatgaccatttgaggttgttcttttatactgactacataaaagaacaagacctctgttattatgaaagtatgTGCTCTtgatctcgatataataacaagcacatatacttagtatttatttctttaatttatcaatgggtgagatttattcagttagaTCAATaggtcgataagttgggaaataatattatttatatggtgtgttgttgattatagaaggaaactgtgtcctagtaatctaggttgatgatgtccccttgaggagctcataaggattgtcatgtaaaccatgcaggtgggcctagtccaacatgataataaagttgggtggtactactcttgaagctagatattaattaagtgagttgtcagtaactcatttaattagtgggcatcgatatcttaaatacagggagattaacgcactcatgataagaaggagctcatattgtaatatgggattggtgcggtagtgcaataataactctttagtggtatgagttattattgatgaacttgagttgggtgttcggggcgaacacgggaagctcaagcttatcgggagaccaaaaccaattcctcctcgcggttcctgttgtagccttttatttataaagtcttatatccacaaagtccacttcttacccaagtaatgggtcggccacatccttgcttggtgcaagggggtcgtCCAAGAAAGGGCTTGGAAgctaagaggtggtcggccaagcttggtgcccaagctaagagccgaccactagaaaaggaaaaggatgttttgttttaaaataaaattttgttaaaatctttcattttttgtagttatctacaatggttaaaagaaagattttaatttccttttatagtcatcctcatggttttaaaagagagttttaaaatttttaaatatttccttttatagtacaaaagattaaagagagattttaattttgttaaaatctttccttatttgtagttatctataatgtttaaaagagatattttaatttttgataaaatttttcttttttgtaaccatgatttaaaaaaagaagttttaattaatctttcctttttgtagttgtctacatgttttaaaagagagagattaattttaaaactttctttttgttgccatgtacaataggaaatttaaaatagagagattttaattgttgttaaaattttcttttttaaggggaggtcacaaataaggaagttttaattatgtttaaaaattttccttttttgtcatgaccaaggattataaaagagaaggagagggtgcctcatgagacatACAACCTTAttctctcctttcttttccttggtgtggttggcccttcctccttctctcttctctcttccttAGGCCTGCAACACACCatcctttcttctctttctttcttctttctaaggtcggcactcatctcttcttggtggccgaaacttgaaagaattGGAGAAGACTCTATCTTGGTAGTCGgttacttggagaggaagaagaagagagaaagtttcctattttggcatcccttggtggctcaagagtcttggaggaaaagaaggagcttgggtggatttcatcttggtagatcgtctccCACATGACGTCAAAGAGAAGGAGataaatacaacagaagatcaagaggtctataaactacaaagaaatgtataactagttatttgtttccgcatcataactagttcatgttctttgtatagatcttgaaaaatcaaacacaagaggctatcgattttaggttatcgtttttgttatcgattttattttttgatttcatatttcgatattgtgcttctattgaggtctctgtaattaaacctaatttactgtaagaagttaaatatatgatttctttgaaagactttgtctaggaagtggatgctcccatacccaagaagacctagtgtctcgccatgtttaacctggaagtcgatctttgaaataaatatttaattaacttctgtaatatagtttaacttataaagaacacatcagttaaacttggagtaaaaatattaagtatcgtttccaattcaagtttaacttctgaaggataatttggattaatattgttaagcatcgtttgcaatccaaatttaacttcagtagagcatatgggtagctatgatagttctatacttgtacaaatttttatacaggggaactagaacggtatccGGGTATAGCAACCAACAGTGACAACACGCTTAGCAGGTAGAATTCAACTCATCTATTCGCCACAAAGTCTGCTTGCTCTTTTTTGTTCAAAGATACTTTTCTTTTTGTTTGTCTTTTTGATCTTTTGgagcttcaaaatcatatttgattattaataaaacttcaaagtcggttttaaaaaatatctccattcgctttttccataGGGTGAATTTTCCCTTAAATTTTGGCGGGTATATACTTGGTCTGGCCATTGTCTTGTTTGCTTCGGTCAGCGATTAGTCTTTTTGAAGTGAttgggctctgatactacttgttaatCCCAGTGgggctggctagaggggggtgaatagcctgtaaTCAGAGTTAGAAGAATCTCTTGTTATTTGAACAAAGAAAGGATGCAATATTAATTAAGCAATTATAACTTTAAAGAAGAACATCATAAGAGGAAATAAGTAAGAAGACTacagtatttttacttggttataatttaggtggttgttaatccaaggtagatgaaagctcactaaaattctccttcgttgaaggcaaagaagcctcttacactctttaatAGCTCAGAAATATACTAGAAAATGAATAAAGAAATTGTtatttaattcctagctctaggtgcCTTTTTATAGCTCATGGAAAATTTTATCggtggcttgaaggtgcctccaagataGTCCAAAGCACCTTCAATGAGACAAGTTTTATTGCCAAATATAAAACTTTACCTTTAGCTAACGATTATTGAAGGCGCATTCAATAGGCTGTATGGCACTTTCGATATTGTTCATGCGAGGCACCTTCTAAGCCATTGAACGCGCCTTCCATGAGGCAGATCAACCTTTTAGCTGATCTTTGTTTGCTTAGGTGATGCTCCGATTaactggagttgagctcacccgaacctaattccgaccttctcctcgagcaagtttcctcCCCATTTTCTCATCTCTTGAATATCACGCACGTCCTtattgtccaccggtgtactcttccatagctcctcgtccctcggatgcaccgagcccgttgactcctTTCCCATGATATCCTTCTAGtccgctgcgtcttccgctcgacttcttgtgctcctaagtttctgcacacttagacataagacattAAATACAAATAGAACCTAACATAACTTGTTTGACTACGTCAAAACTATAATGGGGTACTTACAGGCTTGCCTTTGAAACAAGAATCTGAGATCTAGAAGTCAACTGAGTTTATAAGGAAATTTGCTTTACACTTATCTTTTGTATGTATAAGAGATGAGCATGCTTGTGTAAATCTGACCAGAGTTATTACTGTccgactatatgaaggaggatTGTCATGTATAGGGGTGGCAATTCAGTTCGTGTTCGGGTTGACGGGTTCGGATTGGCAGGTTGGCGGATTGGCAAATGACAACCTAAACCCAACTTGATTATTAATTCGGGTCAAACTATTCAACCTGAACATGAtctgtttatttgcacttgaccTGAACCcgacccgtttaacccgtttgaTCCATTTGATCCGTTTGACCCGAACATGACCTGAATTCATTAAAgaaattttgtatattaaattaaaaattaaaaataacatttatctacacaaattgaaaattcatatcataaatgataagtcatgataacattgcaatcaatagcatatctctatgtttatagttttaacttttttaaatttgtaattttagtttaaatttataattatttataaacggttcgcgggttgtaattgggtcatttcaggttgacccgaaccccgacctgtttattaattgggtcaattGGGTCAATCCGATTTCGACCCAAACCCAAAACTATccaaccctaacctgattttttcgtgttcggttcgggtcgtgttttcgtgtcgggACAAAAATTGTCACCCCTAGTCATGTAAGAAAACCCATAGGGTCGACTGGTAACGATCGGTCATATGCTAAAAGACTTATACTGATTAGGAAGCTGAGTCCCTTTGTTCTAGCTGGACTTATGACTGGTCGGATCTATGATAGGTCAAACTTCCCTTAAACTTGGTCGGTTATCGATTGCTCGGATATATGAGATGTCTTAATACAAGAATGGGACACTAGGTCCCTTAAGTCCGACCGATTTCTGGGTCGGCCGGTCGTCCTCATTATGAAAGCCTTAGCCTTGAGCGAAGGTTAAAGTCCTATTGAGACTAATATGTTGGCTGTCACTTCCCCTTGACTTTGACGGtcacatcaccttgactttgagtACCACATTATACCAAGTCCACCCGTAACATTCCGTATCAAACATAATCTTATAGGGATTAGTATAACCCCATTCTTCTTAATTTAAAAACAAACTCAAATTTTTTAAGAAACTATAAATATATATGGCTTAAAAAATGATTCAACTATAAACATACTCATGAAAGTTCAATGAGTACTATTGtccataaaaaaaaatcacatcgAGAATGGAACAAATCTCTTGGAAAATTTTGAGAAATCACACATGTACATTAATTAAAGTATAGCAAATTTTAATTCGATGCATTAAAAATTAAACAACATAATAATTAATGTTCATCAAAAGCATCAATTAAAgtaatgaaatttattaaaaaatttcatcAACAATATGACACTTACATAGACTAAACGAGGTTTATTGTTGTCTCCTTCTATTCTCCAGCCGATATCAAGAGAAATCGGCAGCCGCAAGTGGAGTTGGAACGAAGAGAAAACATTGATTTGGAGAGTTAGGACTTCTTTACACTAAATGAATAATAATCGGActctaatttatattttttagagCCACATGCACATAATATATTACTTCCGTCTGATATTTGCAAAGCAATTAACGATAGATATCGATATATTCTCTAAAATAAAAACTAATGGTGGAAGATATAAATGGGTACCGAAATATTTTAGCagaaaaaattagaaataataGGGATATAATAATGTATTTCCCATAAAACTGCTGCAGCCTATACTATCCGTGGATGAAGATCTGACCGTTCAAAAGGGACAGCAGCTAATCTTGATGCATTATTTACCCCATTTTGCTAATCTTAAAGTCGGCTCGGAGCCCTGTTTACTTACACGCCCGAAGAAGAGCACATAGATGAACCAGTTTGAAAGCTTTGAGCTctgtttaaaattaattaattaattaaaaaaataaatcaaatttaaataatcatttcagcaacttgattaattttaattttaattatttaaatttaagatttaagaaCAGGGTCATTTGAAAAATAGATAAACTACAAAGagttaaataaaaaattcctGCCGATTTTAGCTAGATTTGCGGGGCCGCCTCCACCGTCGGACAACGGCTGACCGAGGGAATCTGAGTAATCGACCAATCAGCAGCTGGCTCGTTTCGCTGGGGCCCGCAATAAAAAAGTtgttataaaaatataattaattatttaaaaaaaatcacattcCAACTAAATTAGCACTTAGCTTAATAATCACATAAATGAAACTTTCCCAAAATGTATTTACATGAATTCAAACATTCAACTCAAGGGAACTCGCAACTCAATTCGACTCGATTGTGACCTAATGTTAGACTTACGACTTACGCATAACCAAAAACATGTCTCGCACCAATTAATTCCTTGTCCAATATCTATATATCAACTTAAATCGTCTCGATAGATTTTTGaacttttcttctttgcttcttcctATGAGTCAATCCTTACGCATGTGATGTACTAGAGCATGTCCTTGTTTCCACCAAACTAAAGGGGGGCAAAGGGTGGTCTCCTTTTGATGCTTCCATTTCGCAAACATCCTTTTCTATTAATTATATCGACCGAGGCGCTTTAAATTGAGCCTTCGAGCAACAATATCTCGATAGATTTCTCGAAGAATAAACATGATTTGCTTTCTTGTGGTGGAGGCCGTTTGGGAGGCTATGGGAAAGAATAATGATATTGGGTTAGGCAATTGATGTAACAAGCATACACATGATAAGTTTCTTGAATACAAAGGTGGTGGTGGTGAGACATTGAGAGAAAGATGTTTATCGATTCAATGATTCAAATAAAGAGaagtttgattagggttttcgtTTTCCCTAAATAGCAATAGAAGGGATAAAGATAAGTAAAAAAGTTTGATTAATTGGATTAGGATTTTTTTTGAATAGTAATTGGATAAGGATAAGGTTATAAAGATGCCTAACTTCATCAACACTGTTCAACTTTGAGGGAAAAAAGAACAAGAATTTAGTATTGCtattaaaaactatatttaaaagATGGTACTCTAAAGTATTGTCCTGTATTACATTAAAAATGTACTTTTAGCTAAATAAGTAAATAGGTGTAGTAGGATTTCATAAGGAATGAGGGATAGTATCCAATATGATTTTGTATGATttttattatatcatattctcAAAGTTATCACTAGCAATGATAAATAGATACATGTTCTTTACCGATTTATCATATTCTTAAAATTGTCACAATCAAGGATAAACAAGTATATGTCCTTAAAGTCACggatttaaaagttaaaattagatgaaaatATACTATTATTGAAAAGTTCAGTTGAAAATTgagttaattaatattttatagatTCAATTagcttaatttttattaaaatgcttAGTTAGTTCGGTTTATTTTCAAACTTTATCGTTGTATTTGGTATTCCCCTCCTCACATACCTCAAACAGTAGCCAACCTAACAAAGAGCAACCATAGATTCCAAGTGACAGCgatgcaacatcagcatctgACCTCAGTAACCCTTCAACTTCCCCCCTTTCCTTTCAAAACCACAGCACTGCTTCGATCCTCCACATGCAAAACCTAGTTAGGCCTGCCCCCCTTGCTGCTCCAAGCAGCACAAGCATGTCCACAAGGCAACTAAATTAAGCCTCCACTTCGTCCACTCCGAATTTTTCTCCACCAAAAAGAAAAGGGCAGCAGTGCAATGCCCCTTTGGTCTTTGCTCCTCGAGGGAGACAAGGCCAACGCATGCATATCTCTCATGACTTGGACTGCACCACTAAGCCCTATATATGTTTTCATTCCGTGCGCCGAGCTGAAGCAAACAGGAAGGTGGCATGGGGAAAGGTGTGCTCAGGAGTGCAGCCAGGGCCCTGTCCTGGCCCAGGGGCAGCAAGACGACTTGTTCGGCCGAGGTGCCGGAGGACGTGAAGGAGGGGGAATTTGCAGTGGTGGCGGTGTGGAATGAGGAGGCAACCAGGTTTGTGGCCTCACTCAGCTGCCTGTCAAATCCTGTGTTTCTGAGGCTGCTGGAGCTGGCAGAGGAAGAGTTTGGGTTTCAGCAAGAAGGGGCACTGACTGTTCCTTGCAAGCCTTCAGAGCTGGAGAGGATCATCAAGGGG contains:
- the LOC122025246 gene encoding auxin-responsive protein SAUR72-like gives rise to the protein MGKGVLRSAARALSWPRGSKTTCSAEVPEDVKEGEFAVVAVWNEEATRFVASLSCLSNPVFLRLLELAEEEFGFQQEGALTVPCKPSELERIIKGIKNF